TGCAAATCGGCAGCAACAACATCCGTGCGCACGTCGGTGATTTTATCTTTACGTCTAAGCTGGTTGACGGCCGTTTCCCTGATTATCGCCGCGTATTGCCGAAGAATCCGGACAAACATCTGGAAGCGGGCTGCGATATTCTCAAACAGGCCTTTGCCCGTGCGGCGATCCTCTCGAACGAGAAATTCCGCGGCGTGCGTCTGTATGTGAGCGAAAACCAGCTCAAAATCACCGCCAACAACCCGGAACAGGAAGAAGCGGAAGAGATTCTGGATGTCACTTATCTGGGCACCGAAATGGAGATCGGTTTTAACGTCAGCTATGTGCTGGATGTGCTTAATGCGCTGAAGTGCGAAAACGTGCGCATTATGCTGACCGACTCGGTTTCCAGTGTGCAAATTGAAGATGCGGCGTCTCAAAGCGCAGCCTATGTTGTTATGCCAATGCGCTTGTAGTGTTGAAAGGGGCTGGTTTACTTGCCATTTCGCCTCCCGGCAGTGCTCAAAATGCTCACGTACTTCGTGTACGCTCCGCTTTTTGCGCGCTGGCGGCAGACGAACTGCCTGCGACACCCACGCCCCTGGAAAACGTACTGAAATATGTCACTGACGCGATTACTCATCAAAGATTTCCGCAATATCGAAAACGCGGATCTCGCTTTATCTCCCGGCTTTAATTTTCTGGTGGGCGCGAACGGCAGCGGCAAAACCAGTGTGCTGGAAGCCATCTATACACTCGGCCATGGCCGGGCGTTTCGCAGTTTGCAGATTGGCCGCGTGATTCGCCACGAGCAGGAATCGTTTGTTCTTCATGGTCGTTTGCAGGGTGAAGAGCGCGAGACCTCCATCGGCCTGACCAAAGACAAGCAGGGTGACAGTAAAGTCCGCATTGACGGCACTGACGGCCACAAGGTCGCTGAACTGGCGCACCTGATGCCGATGCAGTTGATTACGCCAGAGGGGTTTACTTTACTCAATGGCGGCCCCAAATACAGAAGAGCGTTCCTGGACTGGGGATGCTTTCATAATGAGACCGGATTCTTCACCGCCTGGAGCAATCTCAAGCGTTTGCTTAAACAACGCAATGCGGCGTTGCGCCAGGTGAGTCGATATGAACAACTGCGTCCGTGGGATAAAGAGCTGATCCCGCTGGCGGAACAAATCAGCACCTGGCGCGCGGAGTACAGCGCCGGTATCGCTGCCGATATGGCGGATACCTGTCAGCAATTTTTACCCGAATTTTCTCTCTCTTTCTCTTTTCAGCGAGGCTGGGAAAAAGAGACGGATTATGCCGAGGTGCTGGAGCGGGGCTTTGAACGCGACCGCATGTTGACCTATACCGCGCACGGGCCGCATAAAGCGGACTTCCGCATTCGCGCCGACGGTGCGCCGGTTGAAGATACCTTATCGCGTGGGCAGCTAAAGCTGCTGATGTGCGCCTTACGTCTGGCGCAAGGGGAGTTTCTGACCCGTGAAAGCGGGCGGCGCTGCCTCTACCTGATAGATGATTTTGCCTCTGAACTTGATGATGCGCGTCGTGGGCTGCTGGCCAGCCGCTTAAAAGCGACGCAATCTCAGGTCTTTGTCAGCGCAATCAGCGCTGAACACGTTCTTGACATGTCGGACAAAAATTCGAAGATGTTCACCGTGGAAAAGGGTAAAATAACGGATTAACCCAAGATAAAATGAGCGAGAAACGTTGATGTCGAATTCTTATGACTCCTCCAGTATCAAAGTCCTGAAAGGACTGGATGCGGTGCGTAAGCGCCCGGGTATGTATATCGGCGACACGGATGACGGCACCGGTCTGCACCACATGGTATTCGAGGTGGTAGATAACGCTATCGACGAAGCGCTCGCGGGTCACTGTAAAGATATCGTGGTGACGATTCACGCTGACAACTCCGTGTCCGTTACCGATGATGGCCGTGGTATCCCAACCGGTATTCACCCGGAAGAGGGCGTATCTGCAGCTGAAGTTATCATGACCGTTCTGCACGCAGGCGGTAAATTCGATGATAACTCGTATAAAGTGTCCGGCGGTCTGCACGGCGTAGGGGTTTCCGTCGTAAACGCCCTGTCGCAGAAACTGGAACTGCTGATTCGCCGTGAAGGTAAAGTTCATCAGCAAACTTACGTACACGGTGTACCGCAAGCACCGCTGGCGGTGACCGGTGAGACTGAAATGACCGGAACCCAGGTTCGTTTCTGGCCAAGCCATGAAACCTTTACCAACGTCGTTGAATTTGAATACGACATTCTGGCCAAGCGCCTGCGTGAACTCTCCTTCCTGAACTCCGGCGTTTCTATTCGTCTGCGCGATAAGCGTGACGGTAAAGAAGACCATTTCCACTACGAAGGCGGCATCAAGGCGTTTGTTGAGTATCTCAACAAAAACAAAACGCCGATCCACCCGAATATCTTCTACTTCTCCACCGAAAAAGACGGTATTGGCGTTGAAGTGGCGCTGCAGTGGAACGATGGCTTCCAGGAAAACATCTACTGCTTTACTAACAACATTCCGCAGCGTGATGGCGGTACTCACCTTGCAGGCTTCCGTGCGGCGATGACCCGTACTCTGAACGCCTACATGGACAAAGAGGGTTACAGCAAGAAAGCCAAAGTTAGCGCCACCGGTGACGA
This Citrobacter enshiensis DNA region includes the following protein-coding sequences:
- the recF gene encoding DNA replication/repair protein RecF (All proteins in this family for which functions are known are DNA-binding proteins that assist the filamentation of RecA onto DNA for the initiation of recombination or recombinational repair.), with product MSLTRLLIKDFRNIENADLALSPGFNFLVGANGSGKTSVLEAIYTLGHGRAFRSLQIGRVIRHEQESFVLHGRLQGEERETSIGLTKDKQGDSKVRIDGTDGHKVAELAHLMPMQLITPEGFTLLNGGPKYRRAFLDWGCFHNETGFFTAWSNLKRLLKQRNAALRQVSRYEQLRPWDKELIPLAEQISTWRAEYSAGIAADMADTCQQFLPEFSLSFSFQRGWEKETDYAEVLERGFERDRMLTYTAHGPHKADFRIRADGAPVEDTLSRGQLKLLMCALRLAQGEFLTRESGRRCLYLIDDFASELDDARRGLLASRLKATQSQVFVSAISAEHVLDMSDKNSKMFTVEKGKITD